CCTTGGTCTCTATTTGACCTAGAAATTATGTAATGCCTGTTAGCGGGACCTTAAGATTCTCTGTGCTGAGAAAAATTAAGCTTCGACATTTTGTAGCCAGTATCATACTCCAACAGTTTAGTTAGCCATACTCAGTCCTTACACTTAGCCAAAAGCCAACTTCATGCTTCAAAAGGCAATACTATGAAGAAAGGCAGTAATAACATGAGAGTCACTCACTAATAAGGATCCACCACactgaaaataaaattaaaaaccaGCAGATGCTCGTGCAACCACAGTAGAAATCAAAAAGAGTCAATCTGATCAAAGTACACAACAGGCATAATGACATTGATGAAAAACAGCACAAAAACTTAACTGACTAAAACCATAAAATAATCTCAAGCAAACTTCTAGAGAGTTAGAATATGCTAAAACTGTTTTGTTAAAAACAAGAAAACCAACAGCAATTCACACAGATGGTTATTAGTACGACTGCAGAACAACAGTTAGACTGACACAGATGCAattggttgaatggcctccttctgtgctacaaaTTATTAGATTCAATGTGCCATCAATGAGAACACAACCAGAACAAGACCTTATAAAAAGCAGAGTCAGGAAGATCATCTAGCCATTAAGGAGGCAATTTTCTCAATAGGAATGGTGCCCCAGGTGATATCCCCTCAAGGATGACAGCAATCTCCTAATTGTATATGGTTGTTAAATATATTACTTAGCATTAGCCTTCAAAAAAAAGGgggtgctgccaatgtcacagtaaaggaggagggggtaaaaatattggataggataaaaatagataactaggaggtacttaaaaggttgacagtgttcaaagtagaaaagtcacccagtccagatgggatggatcctaggttcctgagggaagcaagggtggaaatctTTCAGTCCTCCTTGGATAGGCGAGTAGTGCCAAAGGAcgagagggttgcaaatgttacattcctgttcaaaaaaggatggagGGATAAACCTgttaattacaggccaatcagcctagcATCGGTGGCGGGGAAACATctagagacaaaattaattgtcattttgaaaaacatgggttaataaatgacagccaacacggatttagagtcatagagtcatacagcacggatagaggcccttcggcccatcgtgtccgcgccggccatcagccctgtctactctaatcccatattccagcatttggtccgtagccttgtatgctatggcatttcaagtgctcatccaaatgcttcttgaatgttgtgagggttcctgcctccacaaccctttcaggcagtgagttccagactccaaccaccctctgggtgaaaaagttctttctcaaatcccctctaaacctcccgccttttaccttgaatctatgtccccttgttatagaaccctcaacgaagggaaaaagctccttagtatccatcctatctgtgcccctcataattttgtacacctcaatcatgtcccccctcagccgcctctgctccaaggaaaacaaacccaatcttcccagtctctcttcatagctgaagcgctccagccctggtaacatcctggtgaatctcctctgcaccctctccaaagcaatcacatccttcctgtagtgtggcgaccagaactgcacacagtactccagctgtggcctaaccagtgttttatacagctccatcataacctccttgctcttatattctatgcctcggctaataaaggcaagtatcccatatgccttctttaccaccttatctacctgttccgccgccttcagggatctgtgaacttgcacaccaagatccctctgaccctctgtcttgcctagggtcctcccattcattgtgtattcccttgccttgtttgttaaaggcaaattgtttctgacaaacttgattgagttcttcgatgaaataacagagagagttgatgaaggcagctgatgtgtatatgaattttgaaaaagcgtttgataaagtgcctcataataggcgttagcaaaattgaagcccatggggatAAAGGAGCAGCgcagtgtggatacgaaattggctaagacagAAAGCGGAGTAGTGATGAACAACTGTTTTTCAGgcaggagggaagtatacagggatgtccctcaggggtcggtattaggaccgctgctcttattgatatatattaatgatctggacttgggcatgctacgtaatttcaaagtttgcagatgacaaaacttgaaaatgtagtCAACGGTGAGTAGGATggaagcagacttcaggaggacatagacacgctggtgaaatgggcagacacggcagatgaaattttatgcagaaaagtgtgaagtgatgtattttggtgtgaagaatgaggagaggcaatataaactaaatggtacaattttgaagggggaacagagacctgggggttcacatacacagttctttgaaggtggcaggacaagttgataaggctgttaaaaaagcatgcaggctccttggctttataaatagagacataagagtataaaagcaaaaaagttatgcaaaacctttataaatcactggttagggcctcagctggagtattgggtggcagtctgcttgatctggcaacccatccactaacttaaacatccactccctccactaccggcACACGTGGCCACAGTGTGtattatccacaggatgcacagcagcaattcTCCAAggatttcttcgacagcacctccactacctaaaaggacaagggcagcaggtgcattggaacaccattacctctaagttcccctccaaatcccatgaacaaataataaaaaaaatcacacaccatcccaacttgggacatatatcgccattccttcatggttgctgggtcagaatcctggaactctctacctaacagcaccatgaGAGGaccttcagcacatggactgcagcggttgaaggtggtggctcaccaccaccttctcaagggcaactagggataggctgGTCTTGCTAGTgacttaaattattttttttaaaattctgggcaccacaacgtaggaaggatgtccaggccttggaaaggatgcagaagagatttactagaatggtgccagggatgagggacttcagttatgtggagagaccagagaagctgggattgttttccctagaacagagaaagttaaggggagatttaatagaggcgtacaaaattatgaatggttttgatagagtaaataaggagaaactgtttccactgactggagggtcagtaacaagaggacacagatctaagataattggcaaaagaaccagaggggagaattttttttaatgcagtcagttgttatgaactggaatgtactgcctgaaagggtggtggaagcagattcaatagtaactttcaaaagggaattggatgtacacttgaaaaggaacaatttccaaagctatggggaaagagcagaggtctgggactaattggatagcactttcaaagagctagcacaggcatgatgtgttgcatgacaaagggtcatcgacctgaaacgttaactctgtttctctctccacagatgctgcctgacctgctgagtatttccatcattttctgtttttagtataAAATATTACCATTTTGAAACTATTATACTGCAGCTTTATTTTGAAGAGTAAGGACCGCAAATCATCTGGAAATTATATGCAATGCAAAACAATACAGAATGGTACTACTTATGATACATATACAGCATTGTATCAGGCAGAAATATACTCTGAAGGCAATATTCTGTTGTCAAGCTTACCTTTGTAACATGCTTCATGCAGTACTTGAATAAGTAGTGCCGTGATTTGGGGTTTGCACTGGTCCAGCTTTCCAATAGCATGTTTAGAGCTGCCATAAGAAAGCCGTGGTTGGAAGTAGAATTGATCACTCAGGTGAGTTGCAAAGGCtttccacatcatggctttgTATTTACAAAACAGCACAGCTTTTCCTTCAGAGTGCGAAGAGTCCTGCCAATGTACAGATTTTCTCCTGAGAGGGGAAACTAAAGGACTACTACTTATTTCATCATTTTGTTTGGCTTCTAAACCTCGTTGAGGGTTGTTTTCCGCTGAGAATATGGTGTGCTGCAATTGCAGATTTTCTGCTTTAGTTTCCTGTGGTTTATCAGGCTTGGGTCTGTTTAGAACATGTTGCCACAGCATGTTAGATGTAACAAGACTTTCAACAATATGGTTCAGAAGAACTTCATCCTCCATGCAGAAATTTTGAATGGAGTTCTTACAGCTACAAGGCTCCAATTCTTGTTGGTTGACCCCTGATTTTGGTTGACACAAGCTAGTTTTTATTTCTTCACCACAAAAAATATTAAGATGACTATCTGTAAATCTCTGAAGCAAAGACATTTTTATATTTTCCCAATCCAGAGCTGTGAGGTTATTATTACCCACAGTTGAAAGAAATGTTTTATTTGTCGTGATGACTTCATAGAAACATTGGGCTGCTATTCTTCCTCTTTCATTAGCTAAAACCCTCAACACTCTTTCTACCAGGAATGGTTCAATTCTCCAGTTCCCACTCTTTCTACACAATGTTACTTTCAGTCTTTGAGACAGTAAATCAAATTCATTTACATTAATTTCTTCAACATAGTTCTTCAGTTCAAGATATGGCTGATGTATATTAGATTCTGATACAATGCTGTTGAATATTTCCAGACCATGAAAAAACTCCCAAAGCGATTCTGAGGGCACACTATAAGGTTCAGCATATGCTAAGGTACAAAGTACGGTGGAAATATATTTGTCCATGAGAAAAATAGCATATATGCCCAACAATGTCAAAGCCTGCTTCATACAGTTAAAGGTTTCCTTCATGTGTATCAACTGACAATTTAACCAAGGATCATTCTTAATTTTTTCACCAAGGCATTTCCAATGGCTTGTATGGCATCTCAGTTCTTCACAAAGGTGTCCAAGTTTCTTGATAGATGTGACACTTGTACGATCCATGCCCAGATTTACTTTTTTGGACATTGCTTGCTCTTGAATCAGTAATTCTGTCAATTTTTTTACAAATTTAGATGCTCCCCTTACACTTACAGCATATGCTTTATTAAGAAGAAGACAAGATCTGTGTTCCAACAGTATCTGAAGCTTTGCATAATTGTTTGCTAAGCTTGATATGGCTTGATGATACTGGAAATCAGCGGTGCCCAGAACATCAGAGGGCAATGATTTTACATGACCATGAAATAAAGCACCTTTTAGACTTCGTTGCAGCTGGCAACATTTACCTAGATCAAAGGCGATCTGCTCCGCCTCAGGCAGTCTCCCTGAAGGAAATCTCTTGTCCAGATCTGAAGATAGCAATGAATCATCACTATCTGTATCTGAACAACTGTCTTCTGTTTGGTACTTAGTCATTAGCCATCTCCACCCAGGTTGAAGTCGACTCCACAGTAGAGTTTCAGCGTGCTGCAGAGATTTTGCAAAACTGTTTGGTGGTCCTAAACATAGAAATACAGAATAATTCAGATAATGTAAGACAGGTGACAGACATCTTTTAATAGAGACATAGTTTAGATAAAATATGTGCACACATAAACATATGTGCAGTAAGGGTGCTTATATTGTTGATGACAGAATTCATCCAGCAGTAGTACTCTTCTATTTGCATTGAAAAACTATTCAAAATTTAACCTAGTCGTGTTTATGATACATCCAGTCAAACTTCAGTCTTCTAGCTTGAAAAATTGTTCTTTGCCAGTGAAAGAAAGGCttacacaaaagcaaggaaaagtggaatcacagaaaatttacggcacagaaggaggccattcagcccatcgtgtcagcaccggctgagaaacaagccactcagcctaatcccactaccccgcatatggtccgtagccctgcaggtcactgctcttctggtgcacatccaggtattttttaaatgagttgagggtttctacctctaccaccctctcaggcagtcagttccaggcctccaccatcctctggatgaaaaataatttcctcatttccgctccaatccttctaccaatcactttaagtctatgccccctggttaatgACCCCTCCACTaacggaaataggtccttcctatccactctatctcagcccctcataattttgtaacctcaatcaaatcacccctcagcttcctctgttccaaagaaaacaaccctatcCTATCCATCTGTcagcattgctaaaattctccagtcctggcaacatcctcgtaaatctcctctgcac
The DNA window shown above is from Heptranchias perlo isolate sHepPer1 chromosome 1, sHepPer1.hap1, whole genome shotgun sequence and carries:
- the ccdc142 gene encoding uncharacterized protein ccdc142 — encoded protein: MSQASGGFLLPLGPLGQKRVSPAEIESRETKSFSESNKEESFPKPLELPVTSSAENKNAAVIEDSNRLQTPFNTLASIAPKESISPEESMQKEKLYRLNGSGPPNSFAKSLQHAETLLWSRLQPGWRWLMTKYQTEDSCSDTDSDDSLLSSDLDKRFPSGRLPEAEQIAFDLGKCCQLQRSLKGALFHGHVKSLPSDVLGTADFQYHQAISSLANNYAKLQILLEHRSCLLLNKAYAVSVRGASKFVKKLTELLIQEQAMSKKVNLGMDRTSVTSIKKLGHLCEELRCHTSHWKCLGEKIKNDPWLNCQLIHMKETFNCMKQALTLLGIYAIFLMDKYISTVLCTLAYAEPYSVPSESLWEFFHGLEIFNSIVSESNIHQPYLELKNYVEEINVNEFDLLSQRLKVTLCRKSGNWRIEPFLVERVLRVLANERGRIAAQCFYEVITTNKTFLSTVGNNNLTALDWENIKMSLLQRFTDSHLNIFCGEEIKTSLCQPKSGVNQQELEPCSCKNSIQNFCMEDEVLLNHIVESLVTSNMLWQHVLNRPKPDKPQETKAENLQLQHTIFSAENNPQRGLEAKQNDEISSSPLVSPLRRKSVHWQDSSHSEGKAVLFCKYKAMMWKAFATHLSDQFYFQPRLSYGSSKHAIGKLDQCKPQITALLIQVLHEACYKGLLPSDCEPFVKDLCLYMFSRIALIHWDQVFCSALGSTLKDKCFPDPERKGDTVRSRTAGLFLELFHPLCVMLTWLNMEQAQNEGTSTGVVRKLVVPSISVRTMSHCIATMQTSSHWLMTKGFQFLSSWSMNQFLLVIQGDLKLLRVIASKMLRLAETLCIEEMSSQGIQDTLLLAQVTALVTELSYATAIFNTFSVKALTLFSTNCKRIAIEIFEQTMPVGRQWRVKYRTVELPSKPNEYATAAVQTVIGQILEGIQPLPEDAQTIPLTEALTAFMEAWMDHILKQKIKFSLQGALQLKQDFEMIRDLICSEEQQLSSEIRQAVLSLRVFHQVDNAIICLLQQPTRKVYVPSNTWEPLMRCCSSSTRTVDFSHRSLNSLDSLDIRAERTRAVFQPEASTGSELLSKIRATGHPESYLAVNQQEWLALRVDSNRRRKVLCLPCMNKTPEQ